Within the Thermocladium sp. ECH_B genome, the region TGAAATCAGTGGAGCCGCAGTTTGGGCAAGTTTCTGCATCGTCTGGAACAATCATTNTACAGTTCCTACAAGCCTTGTAGCCGGATAAGTGTCTCTTGCCGGTGAATCTACGCCTCGACACATTAATCACCGTTGCTGCGGCTTAATTTTCTTCTTTTGAAGCTCCTCATCTATCCACTCTAACTTACCCAGAAACGGCTGTCTAGCTGTTAGCGATATGTTTACCCTATTACCATCTGACGTAGAGAAGTAACTGACGCCAGCTATTTTAGCCCTAACTATATCGCCCTTTCCAAGTCTTCTAGGCGTTTTTTCAGGAGTTTTCTCCCCTATTATGAATATCTTGCTTTGCCTATCATAATGAATCACATTCTCATCTGCTATTTGTGTTTTATGCATGAATGCAGTAGCTGGTCCAATCCTGATGAATGCCCCATAATCATGCGTATCCACGACCTCGCCCTCCACGACTTCATTAATTAACGGAACAAATGCGAGTGCCTTGAATTCCACCCTATGATAGGCACCTCCATCTCCAAACATAACTATGCCCCTCTTATTTATCTTTAT harbors:
- a CDS encoding DNA-directed RNA polymerase subunit E; the encoded protein is MFRIVSVRDYIRVPPTKFGEPIDKIAVEQLRELYEGRVERDLGIFVTVFDIKINKRGIVMFGDGGAYHRVEFKALAFVPLINEVVEGEVVDTHDYGAFIRIGPATAFMHKTQIADENVIHYDRQSKIFIIGEKTPEKTPRRLGKGDIVRAKIAGVSYFSTSDGNRVNISLTARQPFLGKLEWIDEELQKKKIKPQQR